In Streptomyces sp. SN-593, a single genomic region encodes these proteins:
- a CDS encoding effector-associated constant component EACC1 — MQVEIRAADDDGVPALLDFFRWLRDDDAGPEVVRLENAADGRPGAMGALEAVQVVLADATALASLAAQYGSWRRARTAGRRGVAFTFSRPSDGLSVTVDNGTDDEVRRIMAALVAPQEPPPSSEPPGGTPE; from the coding sequence ATGCAGGTGGAGATCCGGGCGGCGGACGACGACGGTGTCCCCGCGTTACTCGACTTCTTCCGCTGGCTGAGGGACGACGACGCCGGACCCGAGGTCGTGCGCCTGGAGAACGCCGCCGACGGCCGCCCCGGCGCGATGGGAGCCCTGGAGGCCGTCCAGGTCGTCCTCGCCGACGCGACGGCCCTGGCGAGCCTGGCGGCGCAGTACGGGTCCTGGCGCCGGGCGCGGACCGCCGGCCGGCGCGGCGTGGCGTTCACCTTCTCGCGCCCCTCGGACGGCCTGTCCGTCACGGTGGACAACGGCACCGACGACGAGGTGCGCCGCATCATGGCGGCACTCGTCGCTCCGCAGGAACCGCCGCCCTCCTCCGAACCTCCCGGCGGGACACCGGAG
- a CDS encoding class I SAM-dependent methyltransferase — MRAHHIDRPADLDTVRESYDRVADNYAHMVLTTGLGDIRRHPWLKASIDAFADSVGELGPVLDVGCGPGTVTGYLAERGLDVRGVDLSPRMIENARRLHPRCRFDVCSATELDLADASLGGVLGWWSLFNLPRQVLPQVLAHFARALRPGGYLITATHVGDEDAPRTEAYGGVPVRWTTHKWRPEPYVRLIEQAGLHPVAELRLPADEQVGPGLVVMARRPG; from the coding sequence ATGCGCGCACACCACATCGACCGCCCGGCCGACCTCGACACGGTGCGGGAGTCCTACGACCGGGTGGCGGACAACTACGCCCACATGGTGCTCACGACGGGACTCGGCGACATCCGCCGCCACCCGTGGCTGAAGGCGTCGATCGACGCCTTCGCCGATTCCGTGGGCGAACTCGGCCCCGTCCTGGACGTCGGCTGCGGGCCCGGCACGGTCACCGGCTACCTCGCCGAACGCGGCCTCGACGTCCGCGGGGTGGACCTGTCCCCCCGGATGATCGAGAACGCCCGCCGCCTGCACCCGCGGTGCCGCTTCGACGTCTGCTCCGCCACCGAACTCGACCTGGCGGACGCGTCGTTGGGCGGGGTGCTCGGGTGGTGGTCGCTGTTCAACCTGCCGCGGCAGGTCCTTCCCCAGGTCCTGGCCCACTTCGCCCGCGCGTTGAGGCCCGGCGGGTACCTCATCACCGCGACACACGTCGGCGACGAGGACGCGCCGCGCACCGAGGCGTACGGCGGCGTCCCCGTCCGCTGGACGACGCACAAGTGGCGGCCGGAACCGTATGTGCGGCTGATCGAGCAGGCCGGGCTGCACCCGGTCGCCGAACTCCGCCTTCCCGCGGACGAACAGGTCGGCCCGGGACTGGTCGTCATGGCCCGGCGGCCCGGGTGA
- a CDS encoding alpha-amylase, whose product MRSRILNGALAAVVAAAGLLAASQTPAGATPPGTKDVTATLFQWNYGSVATACTNQLGPAGYGYVEVSPATENIQGSQWWTSYQPVSYTLQNRLGNESQFRSMVSTCHAAGVKVVADAVINHMSAGSGTGTAGTAYTKYNYPGTYEDQDFHTCRQDISNYQDRSNVQTCELVGLADLDTGSDYVRSTIAGYLNHLLSLGVDGFRIDAAKHIAASDLAAIKAKLTNPNAYWAQEVIYGAGEAVQPTEYEGTGDVDEFQGAYDLKRIFTSEKLAYLSQWGESWGAGYLPGAKARTFVDNWDTERNGSTLSYKNNATYTLANVFLLAWPYGSPNVYSGYEFSDTDAGPPNNGQVNACYSDGWKCQHAWPQIANMVGFHNAVAGTAVTDWWDDGGNAIAFGRGSKGFVAINHESGSLTSTFTTPLPAGRYCDVQHTGTSYTVGSDGRFTATIGSDDAVALYAGKTC is encoded by the coding sequence ATGAGATCCCGCATCCTCAACGGCGCCCTCGCCGCGGTGGTCGCCGCGGCGGGACTGCTGGCCGCCTCGCAGACGCCCGCGGGTGCGACCCCGCCGGGCACGAAGGACGTCACCGCGACCCTCTTCCAGTGGAACTACGGCAGCGTCGCCACCGCCTGCACCAACCAGCTCGGCCCGGCCGGGTACGGCTACGTCGAGGTCTCGCCGGCCACCGAGAACATCCAGGGCAGCCAGTGGTGGACCTCCTACCAGCCGGTCAGCTACACGTTGCAGAACCGCCTCGGCAACGAGTCGCAGTTCCGGTCCATGGTCAGCACCTGCCACGCGGCGGGCGTGAAGGTCGTCGCGGACGCCGTGATCAACCACATGTCCGCGGGGTCGGGCACGGGCACGGCCGGCACCGCGTACACCAAGTACAACTACCCCGGCACGTACGAGGACCAGGACTTCCACACCTGCCGGCAGGACATCAGCAACTACCAGGACCGCTCCAACGTCCAGACCTGCGAGCTGGTCGGACTGGCGGACCTCGACACCGGCAGCGACTACGTCCGCTCCACCATCGCCGGCTACCTCAACCACCTGCTGTCGCTGGGCGTCGACGGCTTCCGGATCGACGCCGCCAAGCACATCGCCGCGAGCGACCTGGCCGCGATCAAGGCCAAGCTCACCAATCCCAACGCCTACTGGGCGCAGGAGGTGATCTACGGCGCCGGCGAGGCCGTCCAGCCCACCGAGTACGAGGGCACCGGCGACGTGGACGAGTTCCAGGGCGCGTACGACCTGAAGCGGATCTTCACCTCCGAGAAGCTGGCGTACCTCAGCCAGTGGGGCGAGTCGTGGGGCGCCGGCTACCTGCCCGGCGCCAAGGCCCGTACGTTCGTGGACAACTGGGACACCGAGCGCAACGGCTCCACCCTCAGCTACAAGAACAACGCCACCTACACCCTGGCCAACGTCTTCCTGCTGGCGTGGCCGTACGGCTCGCCGAACGTCTACTCCGGCTACGAGTTCTCCGACACCGACGCCGGGCCGCCGAACAACGGCCAGGTCAACGCCTGTTACAGCGACGGCTGGAAGTGCCAGCATGCCTGGCCGCAGATCGCGAACATGGTCGGCTTCCACAACGCCGTGGCCGGCACGGCCGTCACCGACTGGTGGGACGACGGCGGCAACGCCATCGCGTTCGGCCGCGGCAGCAAGGGCTTCGTGGCGATCAACCACGAGAGCGGCTCGCTCACGTCGACGTTCACCACCCCGCTGCCCGCCGGCAGGTACTGCGACGTGCAGCACACCGGCACGTCCTACACCGTCGGCTCCGACGGGAGGTTCACCGCGACGATCGGCTCCGACGACGCGGTCGCGCTGTACGCGGGGAAGACCTGCTGA
- a CDS encoding DeoR family transcriptional regulator: protein MSEHRAAAPAGGRRHPAPDPRPHARPGPALLPIQRKRAILAILAAERAVETSRLAARLGVSTVTIRRDLGQLHDEGRLRRVRGGGRPR, encoded by the coding sequence ATGTCCGAACACCGCGCCGCGGCCCCGGCCGGCGGCCGCCGCCACCCCGCCCCCGACCCCCGGCCGCACGCCCGCCCGGGCCCGGCGCTGCTGCCGATCCAGCGCAAGCGCGCGATCCTGGCCATCCTGGCCGCGGAGCGCGCGGTCGAGACCTCCCGGCTGGCCGCGCGCCTCGGCGTCTCGACGGTCACGATCCGGCGCGACCTCGGGCAGCTCCACGACGAGGGGCGGCTGCGGCGGGTCCGCGGCGGCGGCCGGCCGCGCTGA
- a CDS encoding carbohydrate ABC transporter permease — MLFLAPVLIGFAVFYVYPAIRGAYFSTTDYNLLSSPHGVGAANYSRLLHDPLFWNSLKVSAYYVVLNVGGQTVLAVVLAGLMFRLTRSVAIRVMLLLPWLVPNVTVGLLFLWLFDADLGLVNHVLGSVGMSTHGWFTSTTWAMPTIALTNTWAYTGYTALLLYAGMLQIPDPIYEAALLDGAGEIRMFFRLTLPLIRPVLALVLVVSVIGSFQIFDTVAITPSPGGPVNSTRVIYYYIYELAFKHFEMGYASAVAMTLVLILGVLTMVQMRLLRASRSDLA; from the coding sequence CTGCTGTTCCTCGCGCCGGTGCTGATCGGCTTCGCGGTGTTCTACGTGTACCCGGCGATCCGCGGTGCGTACTTCTCCACGACCGACTACAACCTGCTCTCCAGCCCGCACGGGGTGGGCGCGGCCAACTACTCGCGGCTGCTGCACGACCCGCTGTTCTGGAACTCGCTGAAGGTCAGCGCCTACTACGTGGTGCTCAACGTCGGCGGCCAGACGGTGCTGGCGGTGGTGCTGGCCGGGCTGATGTTCCGGCTGACCCGGTCGGTGGCGATCCGCGTGATGCTGCTGCTGCCCTGGCTGGTGCCGAACGTCACCGTGGGACTGCTCTTCCTGTGGCTGTTCGACGCCGACCTCGGCCTGGTCAACCACGTGCTGGGCTCGGTGGGGATGAGCACCCACGGCTGGTTCACCTCGACCACCTGGGCCATGCCCACCATCGCGCTCACCAACACCTGGGCGTACACCGGCTACACCGCGCTGCTGCTGTACGCGGGCATGCTCCAGATCCCCGACCCGATCTACGAGGCCGCGCTGCTGGACGGCGCCGGCGAGATCCGGATGTTCTTCCGGCTCACCCTGCCGCTGATCCGGCCGGTGCTCGCGCTGGTGCTGGTGGTGTCGGTGATCGGCTCGTTCCAGATCTTCGACACGGTCGCCATCACGCCCAGTCCCGGCGGCCCGGTCAACTCCACCCGCGTCATCTACTACTACATCTACGAACTGGCCTTCAAACACTTCGAAATGGGCTACGCCAGCGCGGTCGCGATGACGCTGGTCCTCATCCTCGGCGTGCTGACCATGGTGCAGATGCGGCTGCTGCGCGCATCGCGCTCGGACCTGGCCTAG
- a CDS encoding carbohydrate ABC transporter permease, producing MPRHPTAPRLHPGRVLAWTVLVVALLVTVFPFYWMLRTALTPAHQLLSDNTGLWPHHATLINFKRVIGLTSLAQNQAAGGSGAQLDFLLYLRNSLIYCALIATVQTFCCAMAGYALARLRFRGRDLLFTLFVLSLMVPPIFTLLPNFALMKNLGWLGSFAGMVAPTLLMTPFAVFFLRQFFLSIPREIEEAATIDGAGKWTQFWQVIVPMSRGPLFTIGLITAVWAWKDYLWPLLVGPDPSTRVLTAGLGIFLQQSPNTAPDWTGLMAASVLTVVPVALLLIFFGKRLVESMSFTGIK from the coding sequence ATGCCCCGACACCCCACCGCGCCGCGCCTGCACCCGGGCCGCGTGCTCGCCTGGACCGTGCTGGTCGTGGCCCTGCTGGTGACGGTCTTCCCGTTCTACTGGATGCTGCGCACCGCCCTCACCCCCGCGCACCAACTGCTCTCCGACAACACCGGGTTGTGGCCGCACCACGCCACGCTGATCAACTTCAAGCGGGTGATCGGCCTGACCAGCCTGGCGCAGAACCAGGCGGCCGGCGGCTCGGGAGCACAGCTGGACTTCCTGCTGTACCTGCGCAACTCGCTGATCTACTGCGCGCTGATCGCCACCGTCCAGACGTTCTGCTGCGCGATGGCCGGCTACGCGCTCGCCCGGCTGCGCTTCCGCGGGCGCGACCTGCTGTTCACCCTCTTCGTGCTGTCGCTGATGGTGCCGCCGATCTTCACGCTGCTGCCGAACTTCGCGCTGATGAAGAACCTCGGATGGCTCGGCTCGTTCGCCGGCATGGTCGCGCCGACGCTGCTGATGACGCCGTTCGCAGTGTTCTTCCTGCGCCAGTTCTTCCTGTCCATCCCGCGCGAGATCGAGGAGGCCGCCACCATCGACGGCGCGGGCAAGTGGACCCAGTTCTGGCAGGTGATCGTGCCGATGAGCCGCGGTCCGCTGTTCACCATCGGCCTGATCACCGCCGTCTGGGCCTGGAAGGACTACCTCTGGCCACTGCTGGTCGGCCCCGACCCCAGCACCCGGGTGCTCACCGCGGGGCTCGGGATCTTCCTCCAGCAGTCCCCGAACACCGCGCCCGACTGGACCGGGCTGATGGCCGCCTCGGTGCTGACCGTGGTCCCGGTGGCCCTGCTGTTGATCTTCTTCGGCAAGCGGCTGGTGGAGTCCATGAGCTTCACCGGTATCAAGTAG
- a CDS encoding ABC transporter substrate-binding protein, producing the protein MRRNVRVAVAIFAAALPLTLAACSSDSAKAGGPVTLNYALWDSTQLPAYQACAAAFTKANPDIKVKITQTAWGQYWTNLTTEMTAGNAPDVFTDHVAYYPNLVKNNQILDISQQVAADHVDLSQYQSGLADAWVKDGKRYGLPKDWDTEAVAYNTTMAAKAGYTAADLAKLTWNPDDGGTFEKFIAKMTVDTSGRNGLDPKFDKKHVKTYGIELTYDDGSTGQSSWGNLAAEAGFTFLDKNPFGTKYHYDDPALAKTIDWMASLAKKGYAPAYDKNSSLGPDAVLNAGKAAMTMTGSWNINTYMGSTATQKFAFAPLPVGPQGRKTFINGLSDAIYAGTKHPDQAWQWVKFLGSTGCQDIIASKGVVFPAIKTDSDKALATHQAAGQDVKVFVDEATAPGGTFTYPITDHADQVTQDVQTDLERVWLGQSDATSALKKAQKAVDGYFSQP; encoded by the coding sequence ATGAGACGCAACGTCCGCGTCGCGGTCGCCATCTTCGCCGCCGCCCTCCCCCTGACCCTGGCCGCCTGTTCCAGCGACTCGGCGAAGGCCGGCGGCCCGGTGACGCTCAACTACGCGCTGTGGGACAGCACCCAGCTTCCGGCCTACCAGGCGTGCGCCGCCGCCTTCACCAAGGCCAACCCCGACATCAAGGTCAAGATCACCCAGACCGCGTGGGGCCAGTACTGGACGAACCTCACCACCGAGATGACCGCGGGCAACGCGCCGGACGTCTTCACCGACCACGTCGCCTACTACCCGAACCTGGTCAAGAACAACCAGATCCTGGACATCTCGCAGCAGGTGGCCGCCGACCACGTCGACCTGTCCCAGTACCAGAGCGGCCTGGCCGACGCCTGGGTCAAGGACGGCAAGCGCTACGGCCTGCCCAAGGACTGGGACACCGAGGCGGTCGCGTACAACACCACGATGGCCGCGAAGGCCGGCTACACCGCCGCGGACCTGGCCAAGCTGACCTGGAACCCCGACGACGGCGGCACCTTCGAGAAGTTCATCGCCAAGATGACCGTCGACACCAGCGGCCGCAACGGCCTGGACCCGAAGTTCGACAAGAAGCACGTCAAGACCTACGGCATCGAGCTGACCTACGACGACGGCTCCACCGGGCAGAGCAGTTGGGGCAACCTCGCCGCCGAGGCGGGCTTCACCTTCCTGGACAAGAACCCGTTCGGCACCAAGTACCACTACGACGACCCGGCGCTGGCCAAGACCATCGACTGGATGGCGAGCCTGGCCAAGAAGGGCTACGCCCCGGCCTACGACAAGAACTCCAGCCTCGGCCCGGACGCGGTGCTCAACGCCGGCAAGGCCGCGATGACGATGACCGGTTCCTGGAACATCAACACCTACATGGGCTCGACCGCCACCCAGAAGTTCGCGTTCGCGCCGCTGCCGGTGGGCCCGCAGGGCCGCAAGACCTTCATCAACGGCCTGTCCGACGCCATCTACGCCGGCACCAAGCACCCCGACCAGGCGTGGCAGTGGGTGAAGTTCCTCGGCTCGACCGGCTGCCAGGACATCATCGCGTCCAAGGGCGTGGTCTTCCCGGCGATCAAGACCGACAGCGACAAGGCGCTCGCCACCCACCAGGCCGCCGGCCAGGACGTGAAGGTCTTCGTGGACGAGGCCACCGCGCCCGGCGGCACCTTCACCTACCCCATCACCGACCACGCCGACCAGGTCACCCAGGATGTCCAGACCGACCTGGAGCGGGTCTGGCTCGGCCAGTCCGACGCCACCAGCGCGTTGAAGAAGGCGCAGAAGGCCGTGGACGGGTACTTCTCCCAGCCCTGA
- a CDS encoding glycoside hydrolase family 36 protein — protein MPHLLDLGPLHIPAQLDGPPEPVDGGLLLPAGRVALLHGLPNAQVYRHGWNSWSPSGWRAMDEPPLRIANPIRRLTADDTVWDEEGRHHSAAVTALTADDGNVLLLGSLGLDVPRLSVDRDTVTGWYEQAGAPWFCAYGPELEVFARYAELLGERLGRTGRRAGNVWSSWYAYYEDIDERTLHANLEGLAGLPFDVFQIDDGWERMVGDWEPNTKFPSGMADLTARINDAGLTAGLWIAPFIARPDAQVVKERPHLFLSDAGGNPVPAGYNWGGPYYALDVTLPEARDHLRRTVETVVGWGFRYLKLDFVNAAAITARRHDPAVGRESAYRDAMRLIREAAGDDVYLLGSGAPVLPSLGVCDGIRVGPDVAPFWTNYATEDPSDATAQNALVASVNRLWLKGLVELDPDAAYFRDKQSLLTAAQRRLLVDLAHVCDFRATSDPPGWLGSTERAALADFLGSRPAIRQLDRYRFEIGAQEVDFTAAALRRGD, from the coding sequence ATGCCCCACCTCTTGGACCTCGGTCCTCTGCACATCCCCGCGCAACTCGACGGCCCACCGGAGCCGGTCGACGGCGGTCTGCTGCTGCCGGCGGGCCGGGTGGCCCTGCTGCACGGCCTGCCGAACGCCCAGGTGTACCGCCACGGCTGGAACTCCTGGAGCCCGTCCGGCTGGCGGGCGATGGACGAGCCGCCGCTGCGCATCGCCAACCCGATCCGCCGCCTCACCGCCGACGACACCGTCTGGGACGAGGAGGGCCGGCACCACTCCGCCGCCGTGACCGCGCTGACCGCCGACGACGGCAACGTCCTGCTGCTCGGCTCGCTCGGCCTGGACGTACCGCGGCTGAGCGTGGACCGCGACACCGTCACCGGCTGGTACGAGCAGGCCGGCGCGCCCTGGTTCTGCGCCTACGGCCCGGAGCTCGAGGTCTTCGCCCGCTACGCCGAACTCCTCGGCGAGCGGCTGGGCCGCACCGGCCGGCGCGCGGGCAACGTCTGGTCGAGCTGGTACGCGTACTACGAGGACATCGACGAGCGCACCCTGCACGCGAACCTCGAAGGGCTGGCGGGGCTGCCGTTCGACGTGTTCCAGATCGACGACGGCTGGGAGCGGATGGTCGGCGACTGGGAGCCGAACACCAAGTTCCCCTCGGGCATGGCCGATCTGACCGCGCGGATCAACGACGCCGGGCTGACCGCGGGGCTGTGGATCGCGCCCTTCATCGCCCGGCCGGACGCACAGGTCGTCAAGGAGCGCCCGCACCTGTTCCTGTCCGACGCCGGCGGCAATCCGGTGCCCGCCGGCTACAACTGGGGCGGCCCGTACTACGCGTTGGACGTCACCCTGCCCGAGGCGCGCGACCACCTGCGGCGGACCGTCGAGACCGTGGTCGGCTGGGGGTTCCGCTACCTCAAGCTGGACTTCGTCAACGCCGCCGCCATCACCGCGCGGCGCCACGACCCGGCGGTCGGGCGCGAGAGCGCCTACCGCGACGCGATGCGGCTGATCCGCGAGGCCGCCGGCGACGACGTCTACCTGCTCGGTTCGGGCGCGCCGGTGCTGCCGTCGCTGGGGGTGTGCGACGGCATCCGGGTCGGGCCGGACGTCGCCCCGTTCTGGACCAACTACGCCACCGAGGACCCCTCCGACGCGACCGCGCAGAACGCCCTGGTCGCCTCGGTGAACCGGCTCTGGCTCAAGGGGCTGGTCGAACTCGACCCCGACGCCGCCTACTTCCGGGACAAGCAGAGCCTGCTGACCGCCGCGCAGCGGCGGCTGCTGGTGGACCTCGCCCACGTCTGCGACTTCCGGGCCACCTCCGACCCGCCCGGCTGGCTCGGCAGCACCGAGCGCGCCGCGCTGGCGGACTTCCTCGGATCGCGGCCGGCGATCCGGCAGTTGGACCGCTACCGGTTCGAGATCGGGGCGCAGGAGGTGGACTTCACGGCGGCCGCGCTGCGCCGCGGCGACTGA
- a CDS encoding carbohydrate-binding protein has translation MQQRTRPTGLTRARLAMALAALFALLSATLAGTHGASAATPVAAGAPARPAAPATPDPSLTDHQLTYAAGPLDNPDKGLAVYYNAGTNQNTGYPHSLTWSYFPLSAVMTNANDCTALDWTPVEKMLNETASYGNTAAIRFYLDYPDGNPTNGMPACWNGKVPTNNDTYWNTQSPDYNNAFLLSSLQQFIAAFGAKYDGDPRIGFIQMGLIGYWGEWHTWPENGTGGYADFMATDANAALIIKAYANAFHTTKVEVRYPTSGGGAANNLDVGYHDDSFCYREGSPLAGVTLPQSMGGADYSQLQYALDEGVENKWITDSMGGEVRPEIQGTVFNTWGTGANGDNDDMKACIEMEHTTWKLDQASTSYGPTDPNVGAAVREMGYDLTVPDAYYTNSVAGTAKIGVKISNDGVAPFYHPWTVRLGLKDASGNVVKTWNTSWDLTKVMPLKIRAYPDWNKGSDPTYLDYGYPDYFDTSVDTSSVPSGSYQLVMDVVNPLSSVSAAAKPLRFANATQNADGWLGLGSIAVGTGSTGGGGNGGATSYEAEAAANTLAGGATVADCTGCSGGKKVGYVGNGGTLTFNGVAGGSGGTTKVTIAYTSAVARTLRISADGGSPVSVSVAPTADWQTTATTTATLHLNAGANTVTLANPGDWAPDIDRITVG, from the coding sequence ATGCAACAACGCACCAGACCAACCGGGCTCACCCGGGCACGCCTGGCCATGGCGCTCGCGGCGCTCTTCGCGCTGCTGTCCGCGACCCTGGCCGGCACCCACGGCGCGTCGGCGGCCACGCCGGTCGCCGCGGGTGCCCCGGCCCGCCCCGCGGCGCCCGCCACCCCGGACCCGTCCCTGACCGACCACCAGCTCACGTACGCGGCGGGGCCGTTGGACAACCCCGACAAGGGCCTGGCCGTCTACTACAACGCGGGCACGAACCAGAACACCGGTTACCCGCACAGCCTGACCTGGAGCTACTTCCCGCTGTCCGCGGTGATGACCAACGCGAACGACTGCACCGCGCTGGACTGGACGCCGGTGGAGAAGATGCTCAACGAGACGGCGTCGTACGGGAACACCGCCGCGATCCGGTTCTACCTGGACTACCCCGACGGCAACCCGACCAACGGCATGCCCGCGTGCTGGAACGGCAAGGTGCCGACGAACAACGACACCTACTGGAACACCCAGAGCCCCGACTACAACAACGCGTTCCTGCTCAGCTCGTTGCAGCAGTTCATCGCGGCGTTCGGCGCGAAGTACGACGGCGACCCGCGGATCGGCTTCATCCAGATGGGCCTGATCGGCTACTGGGGCGAGTGGCACACCTGGCCGGAGAACGGCACCGGCGGCTACGCGGACTTCATGGCCACGGACGCGAACGCCGCGCTGATCATCAAGGCGTACGCGAACGCGTTCCACACCACCAAGGTCGAGGTCCGCTACCCGACGTCGGGCGGCGGCGCCGCGAACAACCTCGACGTCGGCTACCACGACGACTCGTTCTGCTACCGGGAGGGCAGCCCGCTGGCGGGCGTCACCCTGCCCCAGTCCATGGGCGGGGCGGACTACTCGCAGTTGCAGTACGCCCTGGACGAGGGGGTGGAGAACAAGTGGATCACCGACTCGATGGGCGGCGAGGTCCGGCCGGAGATCCAGGGCACGGTCTTCAACACCTGGGGCACCGGCGCGAACGGTGACAACGACGACATGAAGGCGTGCATCGAGATGGAGCACACCACCTGGAAGCTCGACCAGGCCAGCACCTCCTACGGCCCCACCGACCCGAACGTGGGGGCGGCGGTCCGGGAGATGGGCTACGACCTGACGGTGCCGGACGCGTACTACACCAACTCGGTGGCGGGCACCGCGAAGATCGGCGTGAAGATCTCCAACGACGGGGTGGCGCCCTTCTACCACCCCTGGACCGTACGGCTGGGCCTGAAGGACGCGTCGGGGAACGTGGTGAAGACCTGGAACACCTCCTGGGACCTGACCAAGGTGATGCCGCTGAAGATCCGCGCCTACCCGGACTGGAACAAGGGCTCCGACCCGACCTACCTGGACTACGGCTACCCGGACTACTTCGACACCAGCGTCGACACCTCGTCCGTGCCGTCCGGCTCCTACCAGCTCGTCATGGACGTGGTGAACCCGCTGTCGTCGGTGAGCGCGGCCGCCAAGCCGCTGCGGTTCGCCAACGCCACGCAGAACGCCGACGGCTGGCTCGGGCTCGGCTCCATCGCCGTGGGCACCGGCTCCACCGGCGGCGGCGGGAACGGCGGTGCCACCTCCTACGAGGCGGAGGCCGCCGCGAACACCCTGGCCGGCGGCGCGACCGTCGCCGACTGCACCGGCTGCTCCGGCGGCAAGAAGGTCGGATACGTCGGCAACGGCGGCACGCTGACGTTCAACGGCGTGGCCGGCGGGAGCGGCGGCACCACCAAGGTGACCATCGCGTACACCAGCGCGGTCGCCCGTACGCTCAGGATCAGCGCCGACGGCGGCAGTCCGGTCAGCGTGTCCGTCGCGCCGACCGCCGACTGGCAGACCACCGCGACCACCACCGCCACGCTCCACCTGAACGCGGGCGCCAACACCGTCACCCTCGCCAATCCGGGTGACTGGGCACCCGACATCGACCGCATCACGGTCGGCTGA
- a CDS encoding alpha-glucosidase/alpha-galactosidase — translation MADIVLTGAGNVKMTRRILSDLFLVPALAGTLRIRLHDIDPDRLATALTLAWRLDAEAGAGAVIESHTDRRAALDGADHVVCQLGVDGYDTALRDFEIPARHGLRQTIADTIGIGGIFRGLRTIPVMVGLAQDMAVYCPDAWLLSYTDPLVMTLWALREVTGMSRVVGLCHAVRDTHAFLADAVGREFEDLTFLTAGLTHQAFVLRFEADGRSLYPELEAAVRADPKLGRHVRMEMWRRFGYFPTESSEHAAEYVPWFMRHDDEIARLGIPVGEYLGRLGQSLHAYEEIRRGLAQGRPMLTRWQDPEIASEVLRAMITGEPRRVNLTLPNEGLIPALPAECFVEVPADVDAAGVRADPVERYPAQLSALNRTYVNVAELTVRAVLDGEPRHVRHAAMLDPNTAATLSLAAIEQLCDEMTEAHRDLLPAGLADRKGQA, via the coding sequence ATGGCCGACATCGTGCTGACCGGCGCGGGCAACGTGAAGATGACCCGGCGCATCCTGTCCGACCTGTTCCTCGTCCCCGCCCTGGCCGGGACGCTGCGCATCCGGCTGCACGACATCGACCCGGACCGGCTGGCCACCGCCCTCACCCTGGCCTGGCGCCTGGACGCGGAGGCCGGCGCGGGGGCGGTGATCGAGTCCCACACCGACCGCCGGGCCGCGCTGGACGGCGCCGACCACGTGGTCTGCCAGCTCGGCGTGGACGGCTACGACACCGCGCTGCGCGACTTCGAGATCCCCGCGCGGCACGGGCTGCGCCAGACCATCGCCGACACCATCGGCATCGGCGGGATCTTCCGCGGCCTGCGCACCATCCCGGTCATGGTGGGCCTCGCCCAGGACATGGCCGTCTACTGCCCCGACGCCTGGCTGCTGAGCTACACCGACCCGCTGGTGATGACGCTGTGGGCGCTGCGGGAGGTCACCGGCATGAGCCGGGTGGTCGGCCTGTGCCACGCGGTCCGCGACACCCACGCCTTCCTCGCCGACGCGGTCGGCCGCGAGTTCGAGGACCTCACCTTCCTCACCGCGGGGCTCACCCACCAGGCGTTCGTGCTGCGCTTCGAGGCGGACGGCAGGTCGCTGTACCCGGAGCTGGAGGCCGCGGTGCGGGCCGACCCGAAGCTGGGGCGGCACGTGCGGATGGAGATGTGGCGCCGCTTCGGCTACTTCCCGACCGAGTCCAGCGAGCACGCGGCCGAGTACGTGCCCTGGTTCATGCGCCACGACGACGAGATCGCCCGCCTGGGCATCCCCGTCGGCGAGTACCTGGGGCGGCTGGGCCAGAGCCTGCACGCCTACGAGGAGATCCGCCGGGGGCTGGCCCAGGGCCGGCCGATGCTGACCCGCTGGCAGGACCCGGAGATCGCCTCCGAGGTGCTGCGCGCGATGATCACCGGCGAGCCGCGGCGGGTGAACCTGACCCTCCCCAACGAGGGGCTGATCCCCGCGCTGCCGGCCGAGTGCTTCGTCGAGGTGCCCGCCGACGTGGACGCCGCCGGTGTGCGGGCCGACCCGGTCGAGCGCTACCCCGCGCAGCTGTCCGCGCTCAACCGCACCTACGTCAACGTCGCCGAGCTGACCGTGCGCGCCGTGCTGGACGGTGAGCCCCGCCATGTGCGGCACGCTGCGATGCTGGACCCGAACACCGCGGCGACGCTCTCGCTCGCCGCGATCGAACAGCTCTGCGACGAGATGACCGAAGCACACCGCGACCTGCTGCCCGCCGGTCTCGCGGACCGGAAGGGCCAGGCGTGA